A DNA window from Paraclostridium bifermentans contains the following coding sequences:
- a CDS encoding YveK family protein: MEGNIGIKGYLQIIKRRSWIIFLITFIAIFVSAGVSFFGVNPVYEANTTLLVDINKKPGAEIVTTEQLSVSEKLAVTYGEIIKSKSVLNEVENSLDLKCGYEELSDKVNVSSINKTQIISVSVQDTNPKRAAEIANAIPTAFQQEVKRITQANDVKVIDKAVVPNKPAKPNKATIIAISAILGIMISLFIIFLLEYLGPKEGAKENDK; this comes from the coding sequence ATGGAGGGTAATATTGGTATAAAAGGTTACTTACAAATCATAAAAAGAAGGTCATGGATAATATTTTTAATAACATTCATAGCAATATTTGTAAGTGCAGGTGTAAGCTTCTTTGGAGTAAATCCAGTATATGAAGCAAATACAACTCTTTTAGTAGATATTAACAAAAAACCTGGAGCTGAAATAGTAACAACTGAACAGCTCAGTGTATCTGAAAAGCTTGCAGTAACTTATGGAGAAATAATAAAATCAAAATCAGTATTAAATGAAGTAGAAAATTCACTTGATTTAAAATGTGGATATGAAGAACTTTCAGACAAGGTAAACGTCTCATCAATTAATAAAACGCAAATCATTTCAGTATCAGTTCAAGATACAAATCCAAAAAGAGCAGCAGAAATAGCTAATGCAATCCCAACAGCATTTCAACAAGAAGTAAAAAGAATAACACAAGCTAACGATGTCAAGGTAATAGATAAAGCTGTAGTTCCAAATAAACCTGCAAAACCGAATAAAGCAACAATTATAGCAATATCAGCAATATTAGGAATTATGATATCTTTATTTATTATATTCTTGCTTGAATACCTAGGACCTAAAGAAGGTGCCAAAGAAAATGATAAATAA
- the galU gene encoding UTP--glucose-1-phosphate uridylyltransferase GalU translates to MKKRVRKAIIPAAGLGTRFLPVTKSQPKEMLPIVDKPTLQYIIEEAVKSGIEEILVVTGRSKKSIEDHFDRSVELEIELEQKGKTDMLEMVKEISNMVDIHFIRQKEPKGLGHAIYCAKSFVGDEPFAVLLGDDIVDNEVPCLAQLIKAYNEYNTSILGVQEVEKENTDKYGILDAKFIEDRMYKVKDMVEKPKVEEAPSNIAILGRYIITPAIFEILENQEPGKGGEIQLTDALKTLGGHEAIYAYNFEGRRYDVGDKLGFLEATIDFALKREDLGNDFMEFLKTKVKHKELTIQNLGIGKEVALDIE, encoded by the coding sequence ATGAAAAAGAGAGTAAGAAAAGCAATAATACCGGCAGCTGGACTTGGTACAAGATTTTTACCGGTAACAAAGTCTCAACCTAAGGAAATGCTACCTATAGTTGATAAACCAACTTTACAATATATAATAGAAGAAGCAGTAAAATCAGGTATTGAAGAAATACTTGTAGTTACAGGTAGAAGTAAAAAGAGTATAGAAGATCATTTTGACCGTTCTGTTGAGTTAGAGATAGAGCTTGAACAAAAGGGTAAGACTGATATGCTTGAAATGGTAAAAGAAATATCTAATATGGTAGATATACATTTCATACGTCAAAAAGAACCCAAAGGACTTGGACATGCTATATATTGTGCAAAAAGCTTCGTAGGAGATGAGCCGTTTGCAGTTTTATTAGGAGATGATATTGTAGACAATGAAGTTCCTTGTTTGGCTCAACTTATAAAGGCGTATAATGAGTACAATACATCTATATTAGGAGTTCAAGAAGTAGAAAAAGAAAATACTGATAAATATGGAATATTAGATGCAAAGTTTATAGAAGATAGAATGTATAAAGTAAAAGATATGGTTGAAAAACCAAAAGTAGAAGAAGCACCATCAAATATTGCTATATTAGGAAGATATATAATAACTCCAGCTATATTTGAAATACTTGAAAACCAGGAACCTGGAAAAGGCGGAGAAATTCAATTAACAGACGCTCTAAAAACTTTAGGAGGACATGAAGCTATATATGCATATAACTTTGAAGGAAGAAGATATGATGTTGGAGATAAGTTAGGATTTTTAGAAGCGACTATTGATTTTGCTTTAAAAAGAGAAGATTTAGGAAATGATTTCATGGAGTTTTTAAAAACAAAAGTAAAACATAAAGAATTAACTATTCAAAATTTAGGCATTGGAAAAGAAGTAGCTTTAGATATTGAATAA
- the galE gene encoding UDP-glucose 4-epimerase GalE, giving the protein MSILIIGGAGYIGSHTTKYFIEQNEDVIVVDNLLTGHKGALSTDKFYNCDIRDKESLDKIFKENKIEAVIHFAANSLVGESMEKPYEYYHNNVYGMMCLLDVMKENNVDKIVFSSTAATYGEPKNIPIMESDETNPTNTYGETKLAMEKMMKWFDNAYKTKYVSLRYFNAAGAYFDGSIGEDHKTETHLIPLILQVPLGKREHISVFGNDYDTKDGTCIRDYIHVMDLADAHHKALEYLRKGNKSDIFNLGNGNGYSVKEVIDIARKVTDFNILSIEEERRAGDPDILVASSEKAREILKWNPKFDSLEKIIEDAWKWHKNNPNGYSK; this is encoded by the coding sequence ATGAGCATTCTTATAATTGGTGGAGCTGGGTACATAGGAAGCCACACAACTAAATATTTTATTGAACAAAATGAAGATGTAATAGTAGTAGATAACTTATTAACAGGACATAAAGGTGCTTTATCAACTGATAAGTTTTATAACTGTGATATAAGAGATAAAGAAAGTTTAGATAAAATATTTAAAGAAAATAAAATAGAGGCTGTTATACATTTTGCCGCTAATTCATTAGTTGGAGAAAGTATGGAAAAACCATATGAGTATTATCATAACAATGTATATGGAATGATGTGTTTATTAGATGTTATGAAAGAAAATAATGTTGATAAAATTGTATTCTCATCAACGGCAGCTACATATGGAGAACCTAAAAACATACCTATAATGGAATCTGATGAAACAAATCCAACTAATACTTATGGGGAAACAAAGTTAGCAATGGAAAAAATGATGAAATGGTTTGACAATGCTTATAAAACTAAATATGTATCATTAAGATACTTTAATGCAGCGGGAGCCTACTTTGATGGAAGTATAGGAGAAGATCATAAAACTGAAACTCATTTAATACCATTAATACTTCAAGTACCATTAGGTAAAAGAGAACATATAAGTGTATTTGGAAATGATTACGATACAAAAGATGGTACATGTATAAGAGATTATATTCATGTTATGGATTTAGCAGATGCTCACCATAAAGCATTAGAGTACTTAAGAAAAGGAAATAAAAGTGATATTTTCAACTTAGGAAATGGTAATGGATATTCAGTAAAAGAAGTTATAGATATAGCTAGAAAGGTAACTGATTTTAATATACTTTCCATAGAAGAGGAAAGAAGAGCGGGAGATCCGGATATACTTGTAGCTTCTAGTGAAAAAGCTAGAGAAATACTTAAATGGAATCCTAAGTTTGATTCTTTAGAAAAAATAATAGAGGATGCTTGGAAGTGGCACAAAAACAATCCTAATGGATATTCTAAGTAA
- a CDS encoding polysaccharide biosynthesis protein has product MCKIRQLILIATDIVCIVVAFLISNGVIYSKYKLQDVGLYEILTYIIVSIVILSICKCYRNLWRYAGEEELIAIVFACILSIITTYSIHLLIGIEFSTTFYLLNLILTTSLTSWARLTYRTGRRVFIRSRLKEKPSKVLIVGAGSAGDIVIQELKNNPKLLKKPIGIVDDDIKKQCRRMHNVPIIGMVKDIDSIVTKYDIDEIIIAIANINKKDKKNIIEVCKKTKCKLKTIPGIFEIIDGKVDIKKIRDVQIEDLLGREQVKVNLDEISGYLKDKVVLVTGGGGSIGSELCRQVSNLNPKQLIILDNYENNAYAIQQELVRKYGTSLNLITVIASIREEKRMDDIFKKYKPDVVFHAAAHKHVPLMEKSPSEAVKNNIFGTKNVAVLSDKYKVKRFVLISTDKAVNPTNIMGATKRAAEMIIQTMNEKSETEFVAVRFGNVLGSNGSVIPLFKKQIEEGGPITITHPEITRYFMTIPEAVQLVIQAGAMTKGGEIFVLDMGEPVKIVELAKNLIKLSGFEPDVDICIEFTGLRPGEKLYEELLMSEEGLTDTSHEKIFIGKPININIEKCKMNLEFLKAIVDKERVELIDIIMRELVPTYITPEEANKR; this is encoded by the coding sequence ATGTGTAAAATTAGGCAACTAATTTTAATTGCAACAGATATAGTATGTATAGTAGTAGCCTTTCTAATTTCTAATGGAGTAATATATTCTAAATATAAATTACAAGATGTAGGTTTATATGAAATTTTAACCTATATTATTGTAAGCATAGTGATTTTATCTATATGCAAATGTTATAGAAACTTATGGAGATATGCAGGAGAAGAAGAGCTAATAGCAATAGTATTTGCATGTATATTATCAATAATTACAACTTATTCAATACATTTACTAATAGGAATAGAATTTTCAACAACTTTTTATTTACTAAACCTAATACTAACAACTTCGCTAACTAGTTGGGCAAGGCTTACCTATAGAACAGGTAGGCGAGTTTTTATAAGAAGTAGATTAAAAGAAAAACCATCTAAGGTCCTTATTGTGGGAGCAGGAAGTGCAGGAGATATAGTGATACAAGAACTTAAAAACAATCCTAAACTTTTAAAAAAGCCTATAGGAATAGTAGATGATGATATAAAAAAACAATGCAGAAGAATGCATAACGTACCTATTATAGGTATGGTAAAAGACATAGACAGTATAGTAACTAAATATGATATTGATGAAATTATAATAGCTATAGCTAATATAAATAAAAAAGATAAAAAGAATATTATAGAAGTTTGTAAGAAAACAAAATGTAAATTAAAAACTATCCCAGGCATATTTGAAATCATAGATGGGAAAGTAGATATCAAAAAAATTAGAGATGTTCAAATTGAAGATTTACTAGGTAGAGAGCAAGTAAAAGTAAACCTAGATGAAATAAGTGGATATTTAAAAGACAAAGTAGTATTAGTTACGGGTGGAGGTGGAAGCATAGGAAGCGAATTATGTAGACAAGTATCAAACTTAAACCCAAAACAACTTATAATACTTGATAACTATGAAAATAACGCATACGCAATTCAACAAGAATTAGTAAGAAAATATGGTACGAGCCTAAATTTAATTACAGTAATAGCATCAATTAGAGAAGAAAAGCGTATGGATGATATATTTAAAAAGTATAAACCAGATGTAGTATTTCATGCAGCTGCACATAAACATGTTCCACTTATGGAAAAAAGCCCTAGTGAAGCTGTGAAAAATAATATATTTGGAACAAAGAATGTAGCAGTTTTATCAGATAAATACAAAGTTAAAAGGTTTGTTCTCATATCTACAGACAAAGCTGTTAATCCAACTAATATAATGGGAGCAACAAAAAGAGCTGCAGAAATGATAATACAAACCATGAATGAAAAAAGTGAAACCGAGTTTGTGGCTGTTAGATTTGGAAATGTTTTAGGTAGTAATGGAAGTGTAATTCCATTATTTAAAAAACAAATTGAAGAAGGGGGCCCAATAACTATAACTCATCCAGAAATTACTAGGTATTTTATGACGATACCAGAAGCTGTACAACTTGTTATACAAGCAGGAGCGATGACAAAAGGTGGAGAGATATTTGTACTTGATATGGGAGAACCCGTTAAGATAGTTGAGTTAGCAAAAAACTTAATAAAACTTAGTGGGTTCGAACCAGATGTTGATATATGCATTGAGTTTACAGGACTTAGACCAGGAGAAAAGTTATATGAAGAACTACTTATGAGTGAGGAAGGACTAACTGACACCAGTCATGAAAAAATATTTATAGGAAAACCAATCAATATTAATATAGAAAAATGTAAGATGAATTTAGAATTTTTAAAAGCTATAGTAGACAAAGAAAGAGTAGAGCTAATTGATATTATTATGAGAGAGTTAGTTCCAACTTATATTACACCTGAAGAAGCAAATAAGAGATAA
- a CDS encoding VanZ family protein gives MICFLWAYVFFRSLLCFVNSKSFNFKNEVINLGLYLSIVAIIAMTLFPIRLNINFSGFKIFNLIPLKVPINTLLTRGLMYFLYQNVGNLLLFMPFGFFACAKTNCNIKKVVLASLALTLFIEFTQGFIPYRFCEIDDVWLNTLGGFLGSYVYIKFIKLFKYIKRDVQS, from the coding sequence TTGATATGTTTTTTATGGGCTTATGTGTTTTTCAGAAGTCTTTTATGTTTTGTAAATAGTAAAAGTTTTAATTTTAAAAATGAAGTTATTAATCTTGGTTTATATCTGTCTATTGTTGCAATAATTGCTATGACCTTATTTCCAATTAGATTAAACATTAATTTTTCAGGATTTAAAATTTTCAATTTAATACCTTTAAAGGTTCCTATAAATACACTATTAACTCGTGGTTTAATGTACTTTTTATATCAAAATGTAGGAAATCTACTTTTGTTTATGCCATTTGGTTTCTTTGCTTGTGCAAAAACTAACTGTAACATTAAAAAAGTTGTTTTGGCTAGTTTAGCATTAACTTTATTTATAGAATTCACTCAAGGATTTATTCCTTATAGATTTTGTGAAATAGATGATGTTTGGTTAAATACTTTAGGTGGGTTTTTAGGTTCTTATGTATATATCAAATTTATAAAACTTTTTAAATATATAAAAAGAGATGTCCAATCTTAG